The proteins below are encoded in one region of Macrococcus armenti:
- the rnjB gene encoding ribonuclease J2, which produces MNLVKKENEHIKMTPLGGVGEIAKNMYIVEVDDEMFMLDAGLMFPEDEMLGIDVVIPDINYVLENKEKLKGIFLSHGHVDAIGALKYIMNQIDAPIYGSRLTIALVKDRMKDAKINKKIKYYTVNNDSVMRFKNVNVSFFSTSHSIPDSLGIVIHTSHGAIVYTGEFKFDQSLSGSYRPDITKMGQIGDNGVLMLISDSTEAEKPGYNTPENVIESHINDEFAKAKGRIIVSCYASNFIRIQQVLNSAARNNRKVSFLGKSLESSFNIARKLGYFDIKEQLLIPIKDVEKYPKNEVVIIATGTQGEPIEALAQMAMNKHNILNIEEGDTVFITTTPSSNMEVILGSTINHLVKAGAHVVPTNKKIHASGHGCMEELKLMLNLMKPTYFVPVQGEFKMQIAHAKLAAEAGVLPEHIFLLEKGDCLNFDGEHMLPNEKVTAGNVLIDGIGVGDVGNIVLRDRRLLSEDGIFIAVVTIDPKNRTIVAGPQIQSRGFVYVRESEALLKEAEEKVQAIVEEGLTKNKIEWAEIKQEMRDKLSKLLYEHTKRRPMIIPVISEI; this is translated from the coding sequence TTGAATTTAGTAAAAAAAGAAAATGAACATATAAAGATGACACCACTTGGCGGTGTAGGTGAAATTGCAAAAAACATGTATATCGTTGAAGTAGACGATGAAATGTTTATGTTAGATGCAGGGTTAATGTTCCCGGAAGATGAAATGTTAGGGATTGATGTTGTTATTCCGGATATTAATTACGTGTTAGAAAACAAAGAAAAACTTAAAGGTATCTTTTTATCGCATGGACATGTTGACGCTATCGGTGCACTAAAGTATATTATGAATCAGATCGATGCTCCGATTTATGGTTCTAGACTAACAATAGCGCTCGTTAAGGACCGTATGAAAGATGCAAAAATTAACAAAAAGATTAAATATTATACTGTAAATAATGATTCTGTTATGCGTTTTAAAAATGTAAACGTATCATTTTTCAGTACATCTCATAGTATACCTGATAGCTTAGGTATTGTAATTCATACATCACATGGCGCGATAGTTTATACTGGGGAATTTAAATTTGATCAAAGTTTATCTGGAAGTTATCGTCCAGATATAACGAAGATGGGTCAAATTGGTGATAATGGCGTATTAATGTTGATCAGTGATTCAACTGAAGCTGAAAAGCCTGGATATAATACACCTGAAAACGTGATTGAAAGCCATATTAATGATGAGTTTGCTAAAGCGAAGGGACGCATTATCGTATCATGTTATGCATCAAACTTTATTCGTATTCAGCAAGTTTTAAATAGTGCTGCAAGAAATAACCGTAAAGTATCATTTTTAGGTAAGTCATTAGAAAGCTCATTTAATATCGCGAGAAAGTTAGGTTATTTCGATATTAAGGAACAATTACTCATCCCGATTAAAGATGTAGAGAAATATCCGAAGAATGAAGTGGTTATAATAGCTACAGGTACGCAGGGAGAACCGATTGAAGCGTTAGCACAGATGGCTATGAATAAACATAATATTTTAAACATCGAAGAAGGTGACACAGTATTTATTACGACGACACCATCATCTAATATGGAAGTTATATTAGGGTCAACGATAAACCACTTAGTTAAAGCGGGTGCACACGTTGTACCAACAAATAAAAAGATTCATGCTTCTGGACATGGGTGTATGGAAGAGTTAAAGTTAATGCTTAATTTGATGAAACCGACTTATTTTGTACCAGTACAAGGTGAATTTAAAATGCAGATCGCACATGCGAAGTTAGCAGCAGAAGCGGGTGTGCTACCAGAACATATTTTCTTATTAGAAAAAGGAGACTGTTTAAACTTTGATGGTGAACACATGCTACCTAATGAAAAAGTAACTGCAGGGAACGTTTTAATTGATGGTATAGGTGTAGGGGATGTCGGTAATATTGTACTTCGAGACAGAAGATTGTTAAGTGAAGATGGTATATTCATTGCTGTAGTGACAATCGACCCTAAAAATCGTACGATTGTCGCGGGACCGCAAATTCAGTCAAGAGGATTTGTATATGTACGTGAGAGTGAAGCATTACTTAAGGAAGCTGAAGAGAAAGTACAGGCGATAGTTGAAGAAGGTTTAACTAAAAATAAAATTGAATGGGCAGAAATTAAACAGGAAATGCGTGACAAGTTAAGTAAGTTGCTATATGAACATACGAAGCGTCGTCCGATGATCATCCCTGTGATTTCAGAAATTTAA
- a CDS encoding FtsK/SpoIIIE family DNA translocase, whose product MAIKKKTRKKRRPAKKNNTTPYRYLFALIIISAMVIGMLQFGILGTGIDSLFAYLTGSARFYVYILIILITMYYAVNNKMIPLNRRVNGWLFMLFAFPSFLQVIQHIINGKTIKPIFNTIYELQSRTGIHFFGGGIIGYIYDVLFSTLLSTVGSLMLSIVMVVMSILLILGKSIRLAAQQLLHFIINRVKDIQKMITNYYNHKRSQKETKIENHEQPADVTHLEEVTEVEEIPIYDGNTSVIKDDLPIEKVEQNAYQQTIEEVDQIHEQPISEDENINYKLPPIHLLNAATEKAKNNMQMVKKRGQLLETTLKNFGVNAKVSQIKIGPAVTQYEIQPAMGVKVSRIVNLHNDIALALAAKDIRIEAPIPGKSAVGIEVPNQTISMVTLREVIEASPVTDNKLKVVLGRDISGDAITAELDKMPHLLVAGATGSGKSVCINGIITSILMHAKPHEVKLMMIDPKMVELNVYNGIPHLLTPVVTNPQKAAQALQKIVGEMERRYDLFSHTGTRNIKGYNDYLERQNKELNEKNAKLPYIVVIVDELADLMMVASKDVEAAIMRLAQMARAAGIHLIIATQRPSVDVITGLIKANIPSRIAFSVSSAVDSRTILDSQGAEKLLGKGDMLYLPYGQSKPTRIQGAFLSDAEVEAVVNYVTSQQSANYIEEMKPDAVEESESHSEDELYADVYAFVIEKQKASASLLQRQFRIGYNRAARLIDELEANGVIGPATGSKPRSVLIEANEE is encoded by the coding sequence ATGGCAATTAAGAAAAAAACGAGAAAGAAAAGACGACCGGCAAAAAAGAACAACACGACGCCATACCGTTACTTATTTGCGTTAATAATAATATCTGCCATGGTGATCGGGATGCTGCAATTTGGAATTCTTGGCACAGGTATTGATAGTTTGTTTGCCTATTTAACGGGTAGTGCAAGGTTTTATGTGTATATACTTATAATATTAATTACGATGTATTACGCCGTTAATAATAAAATGATTCCACTGAACAGACGTGTTAACGGATGGTTGTTTATGCTTTTTGCATTTCCATCATTTTTACAGGTGATTCAGCATATTATAAATGGTAAAACAATCAAACCGATATTTAATACAATTTATGAGTTACAGTCACGAACAGGCATTCATTTCTTTGGCGGTGGCATTATCGGTTACATTTATGATGTTCTGTTCAGTACGTTATTAAGCACTGTCGGTTCCTTAATGCTTTCTATCGTTATGGTCGTGATGAGCATACTGCTAATTTTAGGTAAGTCAATACGTTTAGCTGCTCAACAACTGCTTCATTTTATAATTAATCGTGTCAAAGACATACAAAAAATGATTACAAATTATTACAATCATAAACGCTCGCAAAAAGAAACAAAAATTGAAAATCATGAACAACCAGCAGACGTTACGCATTTAGAGGAGGTAACAGAAGTTGAGGAAATTCCGATATATGACGGAAATACGTCGGTTATAAAAGACGATTTACCAATCGAAAAAGTTGAGCAGAATGCCTATCAGCAAACGATTGAAGAAGTCGATCAAATACATGAGCAACCTATTTCTGAAGATGAAAATATAAACTATAAACTACCACCAATTCATTTACTGAATGCCGCTACAGAGAAGGCGAAAAACAATATGCAAATGGTAAAAAAACGCGGACAATTGTTGGAGACGACATTGAAGAATTTCGGTGTAAATGCAAAAGTAAGTCAGATTAAAATTGGTCCGGCAGTTACACAGTATGAAATTCAGCCAGCGATGGGCGTTAAAGTGAGTAGAATTGTTAATTTACATAACGATATTGCACTCGCACTTGCAGCAAAAGATATTCGTATTGAGGCACCTATTCCCGGAAAGTCTGCTGTTGGGATAGAAGTGCCGAATCAGACGATATCAATGGTAACTTTAAGAGAGGTCATTGAAGCATCACCAGTAACGGATAATAAATTAAAAGTCGTACTTGGTAGAGATATTTCAGGTGATGCCATTACCGCAGAACTGGATAAAATGCCGCATTTACTCGTTGCAGGTGCAACAGGGAGTGGTAAGTCTGTATGTATCAATGGAATTATTACGAGTATACTGATGCACGCAAAACCACATGAAGTTAAATTAATGATGATTGATCCGAAGATGGTTGAGCTGAACGTATATAATGGTATTCCACACTTGTTAACACCTGTTGTAACAAATCCACAAAAAGCCGCGCAGGCATTACAAAAAATTGTTGGTGAAATGGAACGTCGCTATGACTTGTTCAGTCATACAGGCACGAGAAATATTAAAGGTTATAACGATTATTTAGAGCGACAAAATAAAGAACTGAATGAAAAAAATGCAAAATTACCTTATATAGTTGTCATCGTTGATGAGCTCGCTGATTTAATGATGGTTGCAAGTAAAGATGTAGAAGCGGCGATTATGCGCCTTGCACAGATGGCGCGTGCTGCTGGTATTCATCTTATTATTGCGACGCAACGTCCTTCTGTCGATGTTATAACGGGCTTAATTAAAGCGAATATCCCGTCACGTATCGCTTTTAGTGTGAGTAGTGCTGTCGACTCAAGAACAATATTAGATAGCCAAGGCGCTGAAAAACTACTCGGTAAAGGAGATATGTTATATTTACCTTATGGGCAGTCTAAGCCGACGAGAATACAAGGTGCATTTTTATCAGATGCTGAAGTTGAAGCTGTAGTAAACTACGTTACAAGTCAGCAGTCTGCAAATTATATTGAAGAAATGAAACCGGATGCAGTAGAAGAAAGTGAAAGTCATTCAGAAGATGAATTATATGCAGATGTATATGCATTCGTTATTGAAAAACAAAAAGCGTCAGCGAGTTTATTACAGCGACAGTTTAGAATTGGATATAATCGTGCTGCAAGGTTAATAGATGAGCTGGAAGCAAACGGTGTTATCGGTCCTGCAACAGGAAGTAAACCGAGAAGTGTACTAATAGAGGCTAACGAAGAATAG
- a CDS encoding GntR family transcriptional regulator encodes MSANQDVVLAKDWILSKIQTGELKRGDALPSHYDISRQINISRDAIELAFHELVTEQIITEHFQEGYSVKVAPPFDYPVDELKSITMMFEEAGFRAGTLILSQDLEQPSLDDKVVLNINDDRSITVIERIRTADDNPVVYCLDKINLESFNVYASSQSRSLFEMLHDSGISIRYATTEIESLGYEPYISNALQCAPEDSLLLFRQVHYNDQDEPVLYSMNYFKSSQVKFKIKRTIRK; translated from the coding sequence GTGTCTGCAAATCAAGACGTTGTATTAGCAAAAGATTGGATATTATCAAAAATTCAAACAGGTGAATTAAAGCGTGGGGATGCATTGCCATCACATTATGATATTTCAAGACAGATTAATATATCAAGAGATGCAATTGAACTTGCATTTCATGAACTTGTAACAGAGCAAATCATAACGGAGCACTTTCAGGAAGGATATTCTGTAAAAGTAGCGCCACCATTTGATTATCCGGTAGATGAACTAAAAAGTATAACGATGATGTTTGAAGAAGCAGGTTTTCGTGCGGGTACATTGATTTTAAGTCAGGATTTAGAACAACCATCACTCGATGATAAAGTCGTTTTAAATATTAATGATGATAGAAGCATTACAGTAATTGAAAGAATACGTACAGCTGATGACAATCCTGTTGTATATTGCCTTGATAAAATTAACCTTGAATCTTTTAATGTTTATGCATCCAGCCAATCACGATCATTATTTGAAATGCTACATGATAGTGGTATTTCGATTCGCTATGCAACGACTGAGATTGAATCACTTGGATATGAACCATATATTTCAAATGCATTGCAATGTGCACCAGAAGATAGCTTATTACTATTCAGACAAGTTCATTATAATGATCAGGATGAGCCGGTATTATATTCAATGAATTACTTTAAATCCAGTCAAGTTAAGTTTAAAATTAAACGAACGATAAGAAAATAG
- the yfmF gene encoding EF-P 5-aminopentanol modification-associated protein YfmF has product MQQNIEILSTSKFKTVSLVLKFKAPLHEETMTVRSVLSKLIHKTTAKYNTEIDMMNHLADLYGAHLYSSVIKQNNAHVLTIGIDIVNDKYLSDSNVLEAAFQLLHEVLFNPNVVNGAFVSKQVKQEKRLLKNKFESIKENIGQYGFYQLLKSMFHDDPNRLPSFGDELQLDNIDGKQLYAAFESMKKNDEIHFYTVGEVSLDKIYDLYSKYIGLEANIVKLPEFIIEKNAKPAYIEEKIKTTQARLNISMKFDVVHPEKSYFSFIVLNHLFGGDPSSMLFMNVREKMSLAYQIHSQIDARHGLLYVLAGVNQDSRKQAIDTIIDQFDRIKSGTFDESAIVLSKRLIINSRLESMDRPKGFIEATFSNTFGKQITNDEWIKGIQSVTKSDIIELAKTGYFHTIYCLTSEDYNEENIL; this is encoded by the coding sequence ATGCAGCAAAATATAGAAATATTGAGCACAAGTAAATTTAAAACGGTATCTTTAGTTTTGAAATTTAAAGCACCGCTTCATGAAGAAACAATGACCGTTCGAAGTGTATTGTCAAAGTTGATTCATAAGACAACTGCAAAGTATAATACGGAAATTGATATGATGAATCATCTTGCCGATTTATATGGTGCACATTTATACAGTTCTGTAATTAAACAGAATAACGCACACGTATTAACGATTGGTATCGATATTGTGAATGATAAGTATTTATCAGATTCTAATGTTTTAGAGGCGGCATTTCAGCTGTTACACGAAGTGTTGTTTAATCCGAATGTCGTAAATGGAGCATTCGTTAGTAAACAAGTAAAGCAGGAAAAGCGATTACTAAAAAATAAATTTGAATCTATTAAAGAGAATATTGGGCAATATGGATTTTATCAGTTACTCAAATCGATGTTCCACGATGATCCAAATCGTTTACCGAGTTTTGGTGACGAACTACAATTGGACAATATAGATGGGAAGCAACTTTATGCAGCGTTTGAAAGTATGAAAAAGAATGATGAAATTCATTTTTATACTGTTGGAGAAGTTTCACTTGATAAAATATATGATCTTTACTCGAAATATATTGGATTAGAAGCGAATATTGTGAAATTACCGGAGTTCATTATTGAAAAGAACGCTAAGCCTGCCTACATTGAAGAAAAGATAAAAACGACGCAAGCGCGTTTAAACATCAGCATGAAATTTGATGTTGTACATCCGGAGAAGTCATACTTTAGTTTCATTGTATTAAATCATTTATTCGGTGGCGATCCTTCAAGTATGCTTTTTATGAATGTCAGAGAAAAGATGAGTTTAGCTTATCAAATACATAGCCAAATTGATGCACGTCATGGGTTATTATATGTACTTGCTGGTGTCAATCAGGATAGCCGTAAGCAGGCCATCGATACAATTATTGATCAATTTGACCGCATAAAAAGCGGCACGTTTGATGAATCGGCAATCGTGCTTTCAAAACGCTTGATCATAAACAGCAGATTAGAGTCGATGGACCGCCCGAAAGGATTTATTGAAGCAACTTTTTCAAATACATTCGGAAAACAAATAACAAATGATGAGTGGATTAAGGGGATTCAATCTGTAACAAAATCGGATATTATAGAACTCGCAAAAACCGGATATTTCCACACCATTTATTGTTTAACAAGTGAGGATTACAATGAAGAAAACATATTATAA